Proteins from a genomic interval of Heteronotia binoei isolate CCM8104 ecotype False Entrance Well chromosome 7, APGP_CSIRO_Hbin_v1, whole genome shotgun sequence:
- the LOC132574868 gene encoding mas-related G-protein coupled receptor member X1-like produces MTNFSKTPLSLVEVVPQYADMYRNIWSGHNTSSGGPQQNFSSYIISIFTSCVSIIGLVGNGIVICLLGFYIKRTPFTMYILNLAVADFGALLFGSIYDILILTDTKKLFWMIVFSEIAIFMYIASQLLLTAISIDRCVSVLFPFWHRWHRPRHLSIIVCALIWVLSFLSSGSIALLGLLEHIQEYWTLLSPFIAAAVLCLPLVMISTMILLFKVFCKSQQPWRRRPLTIVFLTLLFFLVFAFPLNAIFTINCFTDFKYSYLIIYGTLCASFNSCVNPVIYFLVGRKKMGQRRKSLKFLLQRAFQEEEDHREGQEQGTAAQTSI; encoded by the coding sequence ATGACCAATTTCAGCAAGACACCCCTGTCTCTTGTAGAAGTTGTACCACAGTATGCCGATATGTACCGTAACATTTGGTCAGGTCATAATACTTCCAGTGGTGGACCACAGCAGAATTTCAGTTCATACATTATTTCCATTTTCACATCATGCGTTTCCATCATTGGACTGGTGGGGAATGGAATTGTCATCTGCCTTCTTGGTTTCTACATTAAAAGGACCCCCTTCACTATGTACATCCTGAACTTGGCTGTCGCTGACTTTGGAGCTCTTCTGTTTGGAAGTATCTATGATATTTTAATACTGACTGacacaaaaaaattattttggaTGATAGTTTTTTCAGAGATTGCCATATTCATGTATATTGCAAGTCAACTTCTACTGACCGCCATCAGTATTGACAGGTGTGTGTCTGTTCTCTTCCCCTTCTGGCATCGATGGCACCGGCCGCGACATTTGTCCATCAttgtgtgtgccctaatatgggTTCTCTCCTTCCTGTCCTCAGGAAGTATAGCACTTCTAGGCCTTTTGGAACATATTCAGGAATATTGGACACTTTTATCTCCGTTTATTGCAGCTGCTGTTCTTTGCCTGCCTCTTGTCATGATCTCCACCATGATTCTGTTGTTCAAAGTGTTCTGTAAATCACAGCAGCCTTGGAGAAGAAGGCCACTAACTATTGTATTCTTAACTCTCCTTTTCTTCTTAGTCTTTGCTTTCCCCCTGAATGCTATTTTCACAATCAATTGTTTCACTGATTTTAAATACAGCTATCTAATAATATATGGCACCTTGTGTGCCAGCTTCAACAGCTGTGTCAATCCAGTGATCTATTTCCTGGTTGGGAGGAAGAAGATGGGTCAACGAAGGAAGAGCCTGAAGTTTCTGCTCCAACGAGCTTTCCAGGAGGAGGAAGATCACAGAGAGGGACAGGAACAGGGCACCGCAGCCCAGACATCAATATGA